The Spea bombifrons isolate aSpeBom1 chromosome 4, aSpeBom1.2.pri, whole genome shotgun sequence genome segment tatacatttattgttgGATTccatttattgtttataatatatatgtatattagacatgtgcaaatgggtcaaaaaaCGATTTAGTATTAATTTCTTGGTtcattttttggcccattcgtttccAGGTAATAAATTTCATTCTCTGCCGATTTTGTTTCAGGAGAAAATTCAGGGGGGCCTTTTTGATTCGGGAATTTAATTTGTTGCCCTTCgttcattcactctcattcccactctcattctcgttcactctctaaatgtttacctaccttctctgccaaccataTCCGCTCCTGCATCATCCTATGCATTTTCCGTCTTTATATTCAATCTTCAATgcttaatctgctatcttctttgtttgtctgcatctctgtggacataactcGGAGGCCACCTTCGCCAGAATGGCAACCTCCCTGATCCCCCCTGCGGTATAGAGGATGcatagacttatggaagggaaccaattagtcagttatacatccccaTACAACACTTTATCTGGGctagtcagcaatatgtaaaaatgaaatgccTTGGAAAGCATGGCTGATGTGCTCACCCTACTTCTTCAGACTTATTTGAGTGATTTGTACCCCACACTCCAGGACTTAAGATCTGCTCTCATATTCCTTTTTTCAACTCAATTGTAAGCCAAAGTTAATTAAACAAGATGTTCTTAATATCCTAAAAGTTCTAGGGAGTGGAAGGTAGGACTAATGGTAACTCatactaaatatattttcttttttttaggctATGTTTCAATTTAATATGACAAAAGTGACTGAATTCCCAATTCTGGGATTTCAGGACCTCCAGATTTTTAGTCCGATGATATCTGTTCCATTCCTTTTGATCTACATCTTGACATTGGTCGGGAACCTGCTGATTATTGTGTTGGTCCTGAAGGTTCAAAGCctgaaatctcccatgtatttcttcctcactcagttatcaTTATCTGATATTCTGCTCACCACAGACATTACTCCTTATATGCTCCATCTTATCATTAACGGAGGAAGCACGATATCTATTACTGGCTGCCTCACACAGTACTTTTTCTATTGTGTTTCGGGTACCGCTGAATGTTTTCTTCTCGCAGTGATGTCCTATGACCGATATTTGGCTATTTGTTGGCCGCTCCATTACACCTCAATCATGAATCTAAGGCTCCAGCTCCAACTCATCCTTTGCTCATGGCTTGTAGCCTTTATGATAATTCTTTTTGCTCTTTCACTCATGTGTAATTTGCAGTTCTGCTCTCATGTTattgaccattatttctgtgatttaGCACCTATTCTGGAGCTATTTTGTTCAGATCATACCTTTCttgatattactttttttatgacCGCTATTATTGTCACTCTTATCCCATTTCTCTTCATAGTTTTCacatatatttccatttttatgacCATTTTTAGACTTTCTTCCCACACTAAGAAGCAGAAAGCCTTTTCCACCTGTGGTTCTCATTTGACTGTAGTAAGTATCTACTATGGGACTCTAATCACTATTTACATGGTTCCCACCAAAGGTCAATCATTTAATGTCAATAAGGTGATATCGCTCCTATATACCTTAGGAACCCCATTTTGCAACCCAATCATATACAGCCTCAGGAATCAAGACATTAAGACTGCCATGATGAACGGCTTCTTGGCTCTGTGCCCAGATGGCCAAGTGACACTAGCGCCCAAGAGATGATTATTGGGGGGATATGATTGTTCTGTAGAATTtgaataaagtatattttgaaGCGCTAGTTGCATGGTTATGCACTGCACACGTCTAAACTACTTCATCCCTATTGGGGGATTTTTATATCAGACATGTTTATTCACTTTAGAGTGGGGGGTTGCAAGTTGGCTAAAACTGCAAGTTTGCTGCATCAAATTCCAGTAAGTTGGACAAAAGGCCAACTCACATTAacacttataaaaataaaaaacaactctCATAGACTGGCCTGCAGGAGCTACGAGTGTATGAGAGCTGGAAAAAAGCAAGCAATTGTAACTCTTTAAGCAGGTAGCAGGAATCCTGGACAGAAAAAAGGCCAAACTAAGGAGTAGGATGGTCGGAATTAAACAAGAAAGTCAACTGTAGATGGCGTAGGCAGAAACTAAGGTCAGGGACTGTGGGACAAACAGGTTAGGTAGTCAAACAGTAGTCAACAGGTTTAGCCACCAACACCATATTGAACATGAACCATCCTAAATTAGCAGACAGGTGCCGTGGTCACAAGAACAGCCTGAGTCAGGAACCAAGAAGCGCTCACCAAATTCAGTGGAAGAAGACATCAACTTACCCCAAGAAAGGGGGCCTACAATCCATCCATGGTGGATGTGGGAAAAGTGGAAGAAGGAGCAAAACATCCTAAGAAATTCAGGGATTTGAGTTAATGTGAATTGAAACTCCTACATACAAGcaaaaatatagataaaaatacataaaataaatggttaaaaagaaaaacaaatctctCTGCGTTGGCATGGACCACATTTCATGCCATACTTGCATTCCCTGACCGATAGAATGGAAGAGGGTTGTGATGCAAAAGGGTTAACAGTGTGATGAAGACATGCTGGCGTGAGGGTTACTTGTTAAGGAAGCAACTAGTGCAAGATGAAAGTCAGTAAATTTGCTGTGATGAAAGCAACCACATGTTTTAGATAAGATTTAATGAGTATGCTTTGGCAGGCAGCTTATCATAGACTTCCTAAAGATATAAAAGCGGGCCCCTTCCAGAAATGGTGAGACAAGGATCGATCTACTGTGCCTGACAGGCAGGAAGGGGCAGGCAGGAAGGGACATGAGCAGAATTGGTTTCATTCCTCTTCCATTGCTGGctattatgcatttattttgattTGGTTGATAAATGATATGCATGAAAAGTGCCATCTCTGTATCCTCaaacctgttaacccctgcctgCCCACGCAGGTGTGTGCAGTCATgagctaaaaaaaatgttttcattaaatagtaaaaatgtTTCTACGTACTTGACCTAGCTCTGAGTATCCCTCGTAGGAAGGAATTGGCTACCTGTAATGTTTGCTAGGAGTATTTCATTAATACTCCTAACCCCAAAGGGTTGGTTGACGTGGTTGACAAAAGTGCCACACAAgggtaatttaattttactgtaAATAGGATGGGATGATGAGACGGTATGGCTGGAGTCCGTAGGACAATACACCTAGCCTAGGTTCTTTAATCATCCCCAACCTGCACAAGACAGAAGAACAGGAGGCGATTACTGTATCCCCATGGTTAATGGGGGATATGGTTGACCCACATTTGTTTGTTAAGGTGAGTAGGGGCTTGCAAGTCACATCCCCGATCATGTAAAGGATAATATGAAAACGGAGACTGTTGGCCAATTCACATCTACTCTATGATGTTTCCCAAAAATTCTTGCAATCGTGAGATTCCCGCCGATACTGTTGTTGACCATCATTTTATCCAGAAtggctttgttttttgttttttttatggcattCCATTTTCTAGGGCTACATTTTCAAGAATACTCAAGAGGCTTCCTTTCATCATGAGAAGTAAATCCACAGAGAATGGACGCTAATTGTACCCAAGTGGGCTTAGGAAAGAAAGGTTTCCTCAAAATGTATTCAGTAATTCttcaaaattaaaaagtgatacaatttgaacaaaaatagtcgttaaaaaaataagtccTAACCTTAGAATACAAATGTAAAGAAAGGATGTTCATGCGCCACCTTTTTATTCCCAATGATGTCCACAAATGGTTATTCATTCACTTTTAACTGGGGATAAAGGGAATATTTGGGCAATGTGCCTCATCCAGATTAATTGTATTACTGATCAggtggtttttttgtttttacatttttaataattgtacaaaaatatttttaaaaaatattggttaTTTATTCGACTAATAAACATTACTTATTAACCCGTTTAGAACAAAAGCATTTTTACACTTATGAACAGCATTTCTGTTTTTGAGTCTTtgttcacttttctttttttacttttgtaaatatttcattttttttaaaagaatttttatttttttattttatttgaccgGTGACCTAACTTAAGATGCCATATggcattcatatatttattttagagggGGGAAACTACATACATTTTGAAttttgaagaaaagaagaaTGCAGATACAGAAACAAAGGTAGAGCGAATCAGAAGGAGCCACGGAACTGAGGATAAGGAGGATTGTAGAAGTGAAGAAGGGAAACAGAAACACGGAAGTGGTTGCCGGAGATGGTAGATAGATGAGAGGGAGTAAGAGTGAGGAAAAAACAAcgaaattcaaatgaaaattcagacccttctcttcatttttgtttgttttgttggggatccctcctcattttcagacatttgtaaaaaattaagaaatgttaaaaaaaatgttaaaattaaaattagtgCGAGTCTGAATGCACACGTCTAGTTGTTACTGTTTTACTTTAATCTTTCTCTAATCTCCCGTCATCTCATTATcctatattttgaaatatagcattttacggcagataagaaccatttatcCCATCTACCATTGTTCCTGCTATAAAAAcgtaatcagttcttggtctcaAACAACATCCAACAACAAGTATGCTTAGCTGTTAACCTTTGTATGATTTTTCTAATGCTTTCTaacagttttgttttgtttttgtttttttttacatccagCTAATAATCTCAAGAAATCACAAAAAGGTTTATTATTAAATGCTAAGGGTTTTGGTTCCAGCTGCGTATCATCCCTCCTGTGTAATACTCGTCCCTGGTGTCTCTACACAGAACTTATGTCATCCTTTTGTGTGGATTTTGCCAAAGGTATAAAAACCTCTGCAGCGTGTAAAGTGAACTCATTGCACTGAGGTTATGTCTGCCGGATTCTATCACAAATGAGTCATatcttacatttttcatttgttttttatacatttgccAAATTTCTTTAATCTTCTTGTGTATCAGAAAATACCAGGCTTACGGTGAGTTTACCGGTGGGCTCGTATCGCTGATGGTGAGTTTTAGTCGTGTGTAGAGATTGGATGCCAACTGaaattgaataaataataaagatacttgaaaaatattttgaccAAGGATTTAGATTACTTTTttcttgttaaccccttaaggacaatgggcggtccctaaacccattgaaaacagtgcatttcaaggtcattaaggggttaatccatgtttttattcttctaCTGTAGGTGGTGAAACGACTTAGAGCTCTTTCAGTAAATAATGCCCCAAAGGCACCAGTGACTGCCTGTGTTTTGTCTCTCTgtctattaataaatattattagttACCCCCGTTACAGACGGCTCTCTCGTTATAAAGCAACATAATCTGAAACATTATTTGCATCCTAAAATATTAACTAAATTTtgttgattttaaaaataattttacatacaaatatcaaaaacaaaaaaaagtttgcctttgttgttaataataataaaaataatactaataataagatataaattattaatatataaataatacatgtattataattattatttaggaGATTTATACATGAGTCTTTTATGATGATGATTATCTATCAgcatacatgtatatttaagGTATTTAGCGATTATTTAGTTCATTTCTACATCATACAATATTATAGaggtagtgtgtgtatgtatataattatgacTGGCaaagaatgtatgtgtgtagtaATCACAGAGCGGATGATTGCGggataatataaatattgagctcaataaaatacttgtttcctttctttttgtttttttaggccATGTTTAAACTCAATACAACAAAGGTGACAGAATTCTCAATTTTGGGATTTCAAGGGCTCCAGATTTTCAGTCCACTGCTATTTGTTCCAttctttttgatctataccttggCAGTGGTTGGGAACCTGCTGATTATTGTGTTGGTGCTGAAGTCTCATAACttaaaatctcccatgtatttcttcttcACTCAGTTATCAGTGTCTGATATTCTGCTGACCACAAATATAGCCCCTTACATGATCCATCTAATAATTAACGGAGGAGGCAAAATATCTGTTGCTGGCTGCATCATTCAGTATTTCTTGTATGGTTTTTCAGCTGCTGCTCAGTGTCTTCTTCTCACAGTGATGTCCTATGACCGGTATTTAGCCATCTGCTGGCCACTCCGCTACACCTCCATCATGGATCAAAGGCTTCTGTCCCAACTGGTCCTCTGGCCTTGGCTTCTAGCCTTTATGGTAATGGTGATTACTGTTTCACTCATGTGTAATTTACAGTTTTGTGGTCCCAATGTTATTGACCATTACTTCTGTGATATAGAACCGATTCTAGAGCTGTCTTGCTCAGACCATTCCATTGTTGACATCACATACTTTATCTTTGTTATTCTTTTTACTATTGcaccatttttctttattgttttcacATATATATCAATTTTTATCACTATCTTTGGAATTCCTTCCAGCACTGGGAGGaaaaaagccttctccacctgcagctctcacTTATCTGTAGTGAGTACCTACTATGGGACACTAATCACTATTTACATGGTTCCCATCAAAAGACAATCATTTAATGTCAATAAGGTTATATCTCTCCTATATACCCTGGGGACCCCATTTTTCAACCCTATTATATACAGTCTCAGGAATCAAGAGATTAAGACTGCTTTGGTGAGATGCTTCCTGGCTCTGTGGTCGAGTAATGCCAAGATAAGCATATGAAAGAAATAATTGATGACAATGgctgaatttattttttgtgcccttcgtgacaattgctgttttaacatttctgcggtgctcatgtttagctgtaatcttctctcatttactctctttttatttattgtttttttttaggacaggaAGGTCTTTCTTTAGGTGCCATTATTTAGGTGCAAGTTATAAGGCAAaaggtttttgtgttttttaatctgtgttttttaatcttttacaATCTGGTCATTGTGTCTCCATGTGCTATTTGTTGAAGTTCAACCTCAATCAAACCTTatacttttgaaaactagacaccccagggtatttcaaatgctagtattttaactctttgcatgcactaattctacctcCAGCCTTGTCAAACCTTGtggaaataattttttggcatttGTTTTTTGGACACACATTTTactcaggtatgaatttaccgctcaTGGTATACCTGACTGTCAAtaacaccccgatatgtgttcaacaacatctcctgagtacaatgaTGCCCCCATGGATGGGCTTTTCAGGTTGTCTAGGAGTAACCGGCcacatttttaacatatgcaACTCAGTTTTCCatcatggaattttgacatgttcaAAATTTACCCCCCATGTTCTATTTGGAAAATCTTTTAATctagccaattcaatttaccccatcaaatcatctATGTTTGAAGACATCCCCAGGGTATTAGAAATATTGgtcttttaacactttccatgcatttCTACTACAAGCCGtagtcaaagtttgtggtagtaatctttttgcatttttttcccccacatacATCGCTCatagtatatgtcactgtcaaacaacactccaatatgtgttcagcaacatctcctgagtacagagataccatccatgcataggtttgtcggtttgttcggggactaaaagaccacatttggAAAGCGCGCAAATTTCAacattttgacatgttgaacaTTCTGAAaacatatcctatttgggagatctttgaagTCAGTCagttcagtttaccccatcaagtcataaaCACCCCAGGTTATTTCaactgctggtattttaacccttgccATGcattaattttaccaccagcctttgtcaaactttgtggggggtttgtgtgttttgttctcatatattgtacttcaggtatgaatttaccactcctggaATATGTCACTCTCAAACAACACtccgatatgtgttcagcaaaaatgttttatatattttgttggaactgcaACATTGAAACAATGTACAAGAGTATTAAATAGAAGAAACAGAACATTAATGCACATGCGGCGTTGAGTACCAATTATTCCCTGGCAAGGTCCGCACTACCTTTATGGGTGCAATAGAGTTCAGAAAACGCTCCCATTTGCTCAGGGTTTTGTGGTACCAAGGAGCTAGGCCAAGGTCAGAAATTCCACCCAAGGAAGCCACTTAAGTTTTTCTGCTGCTCCCGTATATATCCTTTTTACGACAATCCACCCATTCCCCAATTGCAGAGAGAGCAGGactgtttatatttaaaaaaaataactagcatttttgtttttttactccaAAGAAACACAGCTTTCTTAATTGTTCCAGATACAAAGCTCCATCTCATATTTGCTACCTATACTCATCTTAACCCTTTGCTGCCCAACACATTTTCATTAAGTGCGCCAAGCAGGTACAATttaattttcagaaaaaaacacatacttttAATTTGTATACAATACagttatattttcttacaactacaaagcaattaataaatactattcTAAGACcagatattatgttatattttttttattgtatgaaactttttttttcataatcatcttcatcactAAAATCACATGCAGGATCGCTCTGTGCTAATAATATGGCTAATTCTTCCTGATAATAGCGACATCTAGTGGTCACTAGGAAATCCAACGTTGAACCACAAGCCGTAAAATACTTTTTCCTATAAAAGAGACACCTAGCGGTCAACCAGTAAATCCGACATTGGACCACAAgcggtaaaatattttatctgatATATTCGACATAGGACCGGAATGAGTTAAGCAACCAAGCTCAtagcacaatgttttttttactgtgtgcATGTACATACTAGAATGGATTAGCAGTAAAAAGCATCATGAGTGTTGCCTCCTACTGGTTACACACGGTTGCACATCGCAGTCTTATGTCAGTTTACACTTTTACTCAGTGTCCCCATGTTTCCAGCAGGAAAAAGGACTGGATCTGCCATGTGGCATTACAGTACGTGGATGAGTATCTGTCGCAGATGCATTTGGTATGTTGATGGTCCCTTTCCATGGAACTATGATGAGGACTTGAAGACATCCCTTGACAAAGgagatttttgttttcagatTTTTGATTTTTGATTTGCTGGAGAAAGTTGTTCTCTGTAGCTGTCAGGAATCAAAGGAGTTGAACCAGTGACCCCGAACATAGGAGCCTGTTATCCTACTGGTGTCACCACCAAGAGGCTCTGTGGCCACTGGGATTCCTGTCATGTGTGTCTCAGGATGCTGTGGCTCATCAGATAATCAAGACGTTCTATAACTGAGAATAGCTCCCAGCTTCCCTGGCtgtagcatttatttttataacctcAGAGATAGTTCTTGTTGTTTgcttctattttgttttttttggacttTGTTTTCATTCCCTGTCCTCTCATTCAGCACCTCCTAATTCGTGTATGACCTCATCTAGCCTTTAAGTCTCCAGTCAGTCCGCTGTCATCTGCCAGTGCTCAGTGCTGTATGCCAGCTTCTAAGAATCTCTGCTGTATGTTAGTCTTTGTCCCAGTTCTTTGCCTATAGATGGCCCTAAGAAGAATTCttactgccagcctcctccctacacaCTATGgcccctggtacagagtgccaaGTTTCCCAAActacaagagactctaaagactgtgaaGCTCGGACAGATTTGGGGTTGCTgctttttgggagggggtttatgggtgtttaactctccatcgggtcaggacttacaggacataGACCTCTACGGCCACTATGTGTACCAGGATCTGATAACCaacaggtttcagccagaagtcaagGAACCATCCCCAtgtttaccatcctccccacagactacaatagcgaccccctactgggctgcgGTGGGccgagtgcaaatactgagccgtgtGCAAAGGAGAACCTGATGGAGAACTTTGTGTGGCTTGCTGtatctattgtatgtaaattatccCCTGTACTtcttaaatacccctgtgtttccaaataaattgTCCTGTttccacctcaacatgagtgttgcctgattcctggggtgggctgctatgatcctttattgtccttttcaggacaatagccacactgtgtagctaagcttggGATAGCCACAGAGCCAACGCAGCTCTGATGCAGCGATGTCCCCCCTTCTATATACAACGTTGGTTCTGTCTAGCGGTGAAGGGTTTAATTGCTGGTGTCCTGGcagaaggaagcaacgtttggggGAGTACCCAACTGGGGTACAGGGAGTCCCATCACTATgttctaaataaattaatttcctatataaatataaatgattattatttgaaATTCATGTCCAATGGACGCTAATGGTTACATTGAATATACCAGTTATAATCCAGCATGGCTCAACAACATCCCAAAAGGCCAATTGATGAGAATAAaagaaattgttaaaaaaaagagaattttaaGATACAGGAATTAGAACTATTAATAAATTTATAAAACAGCATTATCCACatacaattttaaaagaaagtttaaaaaaggTGAATGGAGTGAGCAGAGATTTGTTATCAGGATGTAAAAGGAAAGATGATAATAAGGATTTCAGTTTTACTTTATGTACAAAGTACAACAATAAATCATATGTTTGTTACCAAACTTGGAAAATAGATTCTGGGCTCTTGCGTAAATACACTTGAGCCCCATTCAGCTCAGCCAGCTTGGCCTACGTGTCCAACGATTCTAAGAGAACCACAGGAAAACCATCAGAGTCAAAGCTTTATGAGGGATTCGGCCTCGCCCAACCGTTAATACCACCTGTGAGTATGGAAAGAGTTTGTCACTAATACTTCACTCACTAGGATTCCTTGCCAGGAGTGGCAGGGGGTGCCCCAGCAAGATTTTACCCCTCATGGGGAGAGGGTTTGCTCCTGAAACACATTGTACACTCTGCGGCTATAAAGCCTCTGCCTGATCTGCTGCAGGAGGCCTCACCCTCTCGCTCATTCTCTTCCTACCTCGTCCAACAACTGCTTTTCCAtctcattttctctttttacccTTTGCTTCTCCTTCTCCACTGCTCCATCCCCAATTCTTCTACACTTTCTCCTTTGCTG includes the following:
- the LOC128491731 gene encoding olfactory receptor 6C4-like translates to MISVPFLLIYILTLVGNLLIIVLVLKVQSLKSPMYFFLTQLSLSDILLTTDITPYMLHLIINGGSTISITGCLTQYFFYCVSGTAECFLLAVMSYDRYLAICWPLHYTSIMNLRLQLQLILCSWLVAFMIILFALSLMCNLQFCSHVIDHYFCDLAPILELFCSDHTFLDITFFMTAIIVTLIPFLFIVFTYISIFMTIFRLSSHTKKQKAFSTCGSHLTVVSIYYGTLITIYMVPTKGQSFNVNKVISLLYTLGTPFCNPIIYSLRNQDIKTAMMNGFLALCPDGQVTLAPKR
- the LOC128491732 gene encoding olfactory receptor 11A1-like yields the protein MFKLNTTKVTEFSILGFQGLQIFSPLLFVPFFLIYTLAVVGNLLIIVLVLKSHNLKSPMYFFFTQLSVSDILLTTNIAPYMIHLIINGGGKISVAGCIIQYFLYGFSAAAQCLLLTVMSYDRYLAICWPLRYTSIMDQRLLSQLVLWPWLLAFMVMVITVSLMCNLQFCGPNVIDHYFCDIEPILELSCSDHSIVDITYFIFVILFTIAPFFFIVFTYISIFITIFGIPSSTGRKKAFSTCSSHLSVVSTYYGTLITIYMVPIKRQSFNVNKVISLLYTLGTPFFNPIIYSLRNQEIKTALVRCFLALWSSNAKISI